One part of the Ailuropoda melanoleuca isolate Jingjing chromosome 6, ASM200744v2, whole genome shotgun sequence genome encodes these proteins:
- the LOC117802790 gene encoding mitochondrial ribosome-associated GTPase 1 isoform X4, translated as MRLASRALCGAAGAAWRDSFPLGGRDVARWFPGHMAKGRNPLFQETLGLKPHVLVLNKMDLADLKEQQVIPMVRGLVESSYRYHRGESLEYCAMVIGIPNVGKSSLINALRRQHLRRGKATRVGGEPGITRAVMSRIQVCERPLMFLLDTPGVLAPRIASVEMGLKLALCGTVLDHLVGEETLADYLLYTLNRHQLFG; from the exons ATGAGGCTGGCCTCGCGCGCCCTGTGCGGCGCCGCCGGGGCCGCCTGGCGAGACAGCTTCCCCCTGGGCGGTCGCGACGTGGCGCGCTGGTTCCCGGGACACATGGCCAAGG GCCGCAATCCTCTGTTTCAGGAAACTCTTGGGCTCAAGCCTCACGTGCTGGTCCTCAACAAAATGGACTTGGCAGATCTGAAAGAGCAGCAG GTCATCCCGATGGTCAGAGGGCTGGTTGAGAGCAGCTACCGTTATCATCGAGGAGAG AGCCTGGAGTACTGTGCCATGGTGATCGGGATCCCCAACGTGGGCAAGTCCTCACTCATCAACGCGCTGAGGAGACAGCACCTGAGGAGAG GAAAAGCTACGAGGGTGGGCGGCGAGCCTGGGATCACCAGAGCTGTGATGTCTAGAATTCAG GTGTGTGAGCGGCCACTGATGTTCCTGCTGGACACTCCTGGGGTGCTGGCCCCTCGGATTGCAAGTGTGGAGATGGGCCTGAAGCTGGCTCTGTGTG GAACCGTGCTGGACCACCTGGTGGGGGAGGAGACCCTGGCCGACTACCTTCTCTACACTCTCAACAGGCACCAGCTCTTTGGGTga
- the LOC117802790 gene encoding mitochondrial ribosome-associated GTPase 1 isoform X2: protein MRLASRALCGAAGAAWRDSFPLGGRDVARWFPGHMAKGRNPLFQETLGLKPHVLVLNKMDLADLKEQQKIIQHLEGKGLKNVVFTNCVRDENIKQVIPMVRGLVESSYRYHRGESLEYCAMVIGIPNVGKSSLINALRRQHLRRGKATRVGGEPGITRAVMSRIQVCERPLMFLLDTPGVLAPRIASVEMGLKLALCGTVLDHLVGEETLADYLLYTLNRHQLFG, encoded by the exons ATGAGGCTGGCCTCGCGCGCCCTGTGCGGCGCCGCCGGGGCCGCCTGGCGAGACAGCTTCCCCCTGGGCGGTCGCGACGTGGCGCGCTGGTTCCCGGGACACATGGCCAAGG GCCGCAATCCTCTGTTTCAGGAAACTCTTGGGCTCAAGCCTCACGTGCTGGTCCTCAACAAAATGGACTTGGCAGATCTGAAAGAGCAGCAG aaaattataCAACACTTAGAAGGAAAAGGcctaaaaaatgttgtttttaccAACTGCGTAAGGGATGAGAATATCAAGCAG GTCATCCCGATGGTCAGAGGGCTGGTTGAGAGCAGCTACCGTTATCATCGAGGAGAG AGCCTGGAGTACTGTGCCATGGTGATCGGGATCCCCAACGTGGGCAAGTCCTCACTCATCAACGCGCTGAGGAGACAGCACCTGAGGAGAG GAAAAGCTACGAGGGTGGGCGGCGAGCCTGGGATCACCAGAGCTGTGATGTCTAGAATTCAG GTGTGTGAGCGGCCACTGATGTTCCTGCTGGACACTCCTGGGGTGCTGGCCCCTCGGATTGCAAGTGTGGAGATGGGCCTGAAGCTGGCTCTGTGTG GAACCGTGCTGGACCACCTGGTGGGGGAGGAGACCCTGGCCGACTACCTTCTCTACACTCTCAACAGGCACCAGCTCTTTGGGTga
- the LOC117802790 gene encoding mitochondrial ribosome-associated GTPase 1 isoform X1, which produces MRLASRALCGAAGAAWRDSFPLGGRDVARWFPGHMAKGLRKMQSSLKLVDCIIEVHDARIPLSGRNPLFQETLGLKPHVLVLNKMDLADLKEQQKIIQHLEGKGLKNVVFTNCVRDENIKQVIPMVRGLVESSYRYHRGESLEYCAMVIGIPNVGKSSLINALRRQHLRRGKATRVGGEPGITRAVMSRIQVCERPLMFLLDTPGVLAPRIASVEMGLKLALCGTVLDHLVGEETLADYLLYTLNRHQLFG; this is translated from the exons ATGAGGCTGGCCTCGCGCGCCCTGTGCGGCGCCGCCGGGGCCGCCTGGCGAGACAGCTTCCCCCTGGGCGGTCGCGACGTGGCGCGCTGGTTCCCGGGACACATGGCCAAGG GGCTGAGGAAGATGCAGAGCAGCCTGAAGTTGGTGGACTGTATCATCGAGGTCCATGACGCCCGG ATTCCGCTTTCAGGCCGCAATCCTCTGTTTCAGGAAACTCTTGGGCTCAAGCCTCACGTGCTGGTCCTCAACAAAATGGACTTGGCAGATCTGAAAGAGCAGCAG aaaattataCAACACTTAGAAGGAAAAGGcctaaaaaatgttgtttttaccAACTGCGTAAGGGATGAGAATATCAAGCAG GTCATCCCGATGGTCAGAGGGCTGGTTGAGAGCAGCTACCGTTATCATCGAGGAGAG AGCCTGGAGTACTGTGCCATGGTGATCGGGATCCCCAACGTGGGCAAGTCCTCACTCATCAACGCGCTGAGGAGACAGCACCTGAGGAGAG GAAAAGCTACGAGGGTGGGCGGCGAGCCTGGGATCACCAGAGCTGTGATGTCTAGAATTCAG GTGTGTGAGCGGCCACTGATGTTCCTGCTGGACACTCCTGGGGTGCTGGCCCCTCGGATTGCAAGTGTGGAGATGGGCCTGAAGCTGGCTCTGTGTG GAACCGTGCTGGACCACCTGGTGGGGGAGGAGACCCTGGCCGACTACCTTCTCTACACTCTCAACAGGCACCAGCTCTTTGGGTga
- the LOC117802790 gene encoding mitochondrial ribosome-associated GTPase 1 isoform X3, which yields MRLASRALCGAAGAAWRDSFPLGGRDVARWFPGHMAKGLRKMQSSLKLVDCIIEVHDARIPLSGRNPLFQETLGLKPHVLVLNKMDLADLKEQQVIPMVRGLVESSYRYHRGESLEYCAMVIGIPNVGKSSLINALRRQHLRRGKATRVGGEPGITRAVMSRIQVCERPLMFLLDTPGVLAPRIASVEMGLKLALCGTVLDHLVGEETLADYLLYTLNRHQLFG from the exons ATGAGGCTGGCCTCGCGCGCCCTGTGCGGCGCCGCCGGGGCCGCCTGGCGAGACAGCTTCCCCCTGGGCGGTCGCGACGTGGCGCGCTGGTTCCCGGGACACATGGCCAAGG GGCTGAGGAAGATGCAGAGCAGCCTGAAGTTGGTGGACTGTATCATCGAGGTCCATGACGCCCGG ATTCCGCTTTCAGGCCGCAATCCTCTGTTTCAGGAAACTCTTGGGCTCAAGCCTCACGTGCTGGTCCTCAACAAAATGGACTTGGCAGATCTGAAAGAGCAGCAG GTCATCCCGATGGTCAGAGGGCTGGTTGAGAGCAGCTACCGTTATCATCGAGGAGAG AGCCTGGAGTACTGTGCCATGGTGATCGGGATCCCCAACGTGGGCAAGTCCTCACTCATCAACGCGCTGAGGAGACAGCACCTGAGGAGAG GAAAAGCTACGAGGGTGGGCGGCGAGCCTGGGATCACCAGAGCTGTGATGTCTAGAATTCAG GTGTGTGAGCGGCCACTGATGTTCCTGCTGGACACTCCTGGGGTGCTGGCCCCTCGGATTGCAAGTGTGGAGATGGGCCTGAAGCTGGCTCTGTGTG GAACCGTGCTGGACCACCTGGTGGGGGAGGAGACCCTGGCCGACTACCTTCTCTACACTCTCAACAGGCACCAGCTCTTTGGGTga